The Elusimicrobiota bacterium sequence ACGGAGGCGACGGCGGCCATCGCGGGCAGGCCGTCGACCTTGCGGAACGGGCACTTCAACGCCCGCGCGTACCAGGAAACGGATCGCCGGGGATCGGTCTCGAGGCGCCATTGGCGGACGAGCCGATCCCCGGCGAAGACGCCGACGGTCAGGTTGGTGTTCCCGACGTCGACCGCTAGCAGCAATTTACTTGAGCGCCCCGACGAGCTCCTTCACCGCGCCGGCCGACTTGAGCAGCGCCGTGCGCTCCTCGACGGTCAGGTTCAGCTGGATGATGGACTCGATGCCGCGGGCGCCGAGCTTGCAGGGCACTCCCACGAACACGCCGTCCACGCCGTACTCGCCCTCGAGGAGCGCGGCGCACGGAAGGACCTTTCGCTTGTCCTTGAGGATCGACTCGACCATCTCGGCGGCCGACGCGGACGGCGCGTAATACGCCGAGCCGGTCTTGAGCAGCTTGACGATCTCGGCGCCGCCGTCGCGGGTGCGCTGGTTGATCGCCTCGATCTTCTCTTTAGGAAGCAGCTCCGTGATGGAGATGCCGCTGACCGTCGAGAACCTCGGCATCGGCACCATCGTGTCGCCGTGGCCGCCGAGCACCATCGCGTGCACGCTCTCCATCGAGACGTCGAGCGCCTCGGCGATGAACCAGCGCATGCGCGCGCTGTCGAGGACGCCGGCCATGCCGATGACGCGGTGCTTCGGGAACTTCGAGGTCTTCAGCGCGACCTGGCACATCGCGTCGAGCGGGTTCGAGACGATGATCAGGATGCAGTTCGGGGAGAACTTGACCACGTTCTCGGTCACCGACGCCACGATCTTGGCGTTGGTGTTGAGAAGGTCGTCGCGGCTCATGCCCGGCTTGCGCGGGATGCCGGCGGTGATGACCACGATGTCGGAGCCGGCGGTGGGCTCGTAGGAGGTCGTCCCGGTGATCTTGGTGTCGTAGCCGACGACGGGTCCCGACTCCAGCAGGTCGAGCGCCTTGCCGGCGGGCATCCCCTCGGTCGCGGGGATATCAACTACGACGACCTCGTTACATACTTCCATCTCGGCGAGGCGCTGCACGAGCGTCGCTCCGACGTTTCCAGCCCCGATCACCGTCACTTTCGTTCGAGCCATATGAGTCCTCCTATATCTTGGTGCCAGGCCTCCCATTATCCCATTACTCGAGTAATGGGATAATGGGAGGCCTGGCACCCTCTACAAAGGGATGTTGCCGTGCTTCTTGGGAACGCTGGCGACCTTCTTCCCTTTCAAGAACTTGAACGCCCGGATGACCTTGGGGCGGGTCTTGCGGGCCTCGATGACCTCGTCGACGTAGCCGCGCTTGGCGGCCTGGAACGGCGAGGCGAACTTCTCGACGTACTCCTGCACCAATTCGGCCCTTCGCTTCTCGGGGTCCTTGGCGGCCTTGAGCTCCGCCTTATAGAGGATGCTGACGGCCCCCTGGGGGCCCATGACGGCGATCTCGGCGCAGGGCCAGGCGTAGTTCACGTCGCCGCGGATGTGCTTGGAGCTCATCACGTCGTAGGCCCCGCCGTAGGCTTTGCGCAGGACGACGGTCACCTTCGGCACGGTCGTCCGGCAGTAGGCGTAGAGGAGCTTGGCGCCGCGGCGGATGATGCCGCCGTGCTCCTGCTCGAGACCCGGCCAGTAGCCGGGGACGTCGACCAAGGTCAGGAGCGGGATGTTGAAGGAGTCGCAGAAGTTGATGAAGCGGGCGCCTTTCTCGGAGGCGTCGATGTCGAGGGCGCCCGACAGCACCTGCGGGTTGTTGGCGATCACGCCCACCGACTCGCCGTCGAGGCGGATGAAGCCGACGACGAGGTTGCGCGCGAAGCCGCGCTGCACCTCGAAGAACTGGTGCCCGTCGGCGATCTCCCAGATGACGTCGTGGATCTTGTAGGCCTTCTTCGGCTCGAGCTCGCCGACGCGCTCGAGCACGTCGCTCTCGCGCTTGGGGTCGTCGGAGGGCATCACGGCCTTCGGCTTCTCGCGGCAGTTCTGCGGCAGGAAGTCGAGCAGCTCGCGGATCTGGCGGAAGCAGTCGTGCTCGGAGCCCGCGGTGAAGTGGCACACGCCCGACAGGCGCGAATGGGTGTCGGCGCCGCCGAGCGTCTCGAAGTCGCAGGTCTCGCCGGTGGCGGCCTTGACCACGTCGGGGCCGGTGATGAACATGTGGCTCGTGCCCTCGACCATGAAGATGAAGTCGGTCAGCGCGGGCGAGTACACGGCGCCGCCGGCGCAGGGCCCGAGGATCGCCGATATCTGGGGAACATAGCCGGAGGCGTCCACGTTCCTGTAGAAGATCTCCGCGTAGCCGCCCAGGCTCTCGACGCCCTCCTGGATGCGGGCGCCGCCGCTGTCGCACAGGCCGATGACGGGCACGCCGGCCGTGATCGCCATGTCCATCGCCTTGCAGATCTTCATCGCGTGGGCGAGGCCCAGGGAGCCGCCGACGACGGTGAAGTCCTGGGCGTAGAGGCAGACCGGGCGGCCGTTGATGCGGGCGAAGCCCGTGATCACGCCGTCGGCGGCCATGTACTTCTTGTCGAGGCCGAAGTCGGTCGCGCGGGTCTCGACCAAAGCGTCAATCTCCTCGAAGCTGTCGTCGTCGACGAGCATCTCGATGCGCTCGCGCGCGCCGAGCTTGCCCTGGGCCTTCTGCGCCGCGTGGCGCTCGGGGCCGCCGCCGGCCTCGACCTTGGCCTTCTTGTCGAACAGCGCCTGGGTCTTGGGTGAAACGAGAGGGCGTTCCTTCTTGTCTTTGTTGGGGTTATCCACAGTATTCACAAGTCCCCCCTAAAAAACTGTTGTTGACAACAGTTTTCATCGGGATTCCTCCACTAACTCGATAAGGACTCCGCCCTGATCCTTCGGATGCAGAAAAGCGACTTGATGTCCCCAGGCCCCGGGGCGGGCGGCCTGGTCGATGAGCCTCGCACCGGCGGCGGCCTGCTTCTTCAACTCTTCGGCGATGCTCGGAACGGCGAAGGCGAGGTGATGTTGACCCGGGCCGCGTTTGTCTATATATCTAGACACTGGCGATTCGTCGTCTGTGCCTGCGAGGAGCTCGATCCAGGGTCGTTCGCCCACAAAGGCGACTTCGACCTGCTGAGACGGAACCTTCTCGCGGTGGATGAGCTTGAGGCCGATCTTCGCGTGACGCGCGATCGCCTCGTCGAGGTCCTTCACGGCGACGCCGATGTGGTGGAGCTTCATCAGGCCTCCAGCAGCCTGCGCCCGACGCTGGCGGGATCGGTCTTGCGGCTGACCATGTCCTCCAGGATCTTGTCGGTGACGCGATCGAGCGCGCTCTTGATGACGCGGCGCTGGATCCAGAACTGGAGCTCGGTGCCGTGCTGGCTCTTCAGGCGGACGCGCCCCTCGCCGGACGCGCGCAGGTGCGTCCAGTGGCCGTCGAGCGCGGCGGCGAGCTCGGGAATGCCCTCCCCCGTCTTGGCCGAGGTGGCCAGGACCGGCGGCTCCCACGCCTTCATCGCCTGGCCGGCGGAATGGCCGAGCCCGAGCGCGGCCTTGAGGTCGGCGACGGCCTTATCCTTCCCGGCGAGGTCGGC is a genomic window containing:
- the mce gene encoding methylmalonyl-CoA epimerase, giving the protein MKLHHIGVAVKDLDEAIARHAKIGLKLIHREKVPSQQVEVAFVGERPWIELLAGTDDESPVSRYIDKRGPGQHHLAFAVPSIAEELKKQAAAGARLIDQAARPGAWGHQVAFLHPKDQGGVLIELVEESR
- a CDS encoding acyl-CoA carboxylase subunit beta, with product MFDKKAKVEAGGGPERHAAQKAQGKLGARERIEMLVDDDSFEEIDALVETRATDFGLDKKYMAADGVITGFARINGRPVCLYAQDFTVVGGSLGLAHAMKICKAMDMAITAGVPVIGLCDSGGARIQEGVESLGGYAEIFYRNVDASGYVPQISAILGPCAGGAVYSPALTDFIFMVEGTSHMFITGPDVVKAATGETCDFETLGGADTHSRLSGVCHFTAGSEHDCFRQIRELLDFLPQNCREKPKAVMPSDDPKRESDVLERVGELEPKKAYKIHDVIWEIADGHQFFEVQRGFARNLVVGFIRLDGESVGVIANNPQVLSGALDIDASEKGARFINFCDSFNIPLLTLVDVPGYWPGLEQEHGGIIRRGAKLLYAYCRTTVPKVTVVLRKAYGGAYDVMSSKHIRGDVNYAWPCAEIAVMGPQGAVSILYKAELKAAKDPEKRRAELVQEYVEKFASPFQAAKRGYVDEVIEARKTRPKVIRAFKFLKGKKVASVPKKHGNIPL
- the mdh gene encoding malate dehydrogenase gives rise to the protein MARTKVTVIGAGNVGATLVQRLAEMEVCNEVVVVDIPATEGMPAGKALDLLESGPVVGYDTKITGTTSYEPTAGSDIVVITAGIPRKPGMSRDDLLNTNAKIVASVTENVVKFSPNCILIIVSNPLDAMCQVALKTSKFPKHRVIGMAGVLDSARMRWFIAEALDVSMESVHAMVLGGHGDTMVPMPRFSTVSGISITELLPKEKIEAINQRTRDGGAEIVKLLKTGSAYYAPSASAAEMVESILKDKRKVLPCAALLEGEYGVDGVFVGVPCKLGARGIESIIQLNLTVEERTALLKSAGAVKELVGALK